The following proteins come from a genomic window of Helicobacter sp. MIT 99-5507:
- the coaD gene encoding pantetheine-phosphate adenylyltransferase — MSKIAIYPGTFDPVTNGHLDIVRRSCEIFEKVIVAVAESSTKNPMFSLECRVEMLKLATKKIDNVTIEPFSCLLADFAKQKESNILVRGLRAVGDFEYELQIGYANSSLNSDLGTVYFMPTLKNIFISSSIVRSILVYSYNVEHLVPKEVYTYIKSNFRINGD, encoded by the coding sequence GCATTTAGATATTGTTAGGCGAAGTTGTGAAATTTTTGAAAAAGTGATAGTTGCAGTAGCAGAATCTAGCACAAAAAATCCTATGTTTAGTCTTGAATGTAGAGTAGAGATGCTAAAACTTGCAACAAAAAAAATAGATAATGTGACAATAGAGCCGTTTTCCTGCCTTTTAGCAGATTTTGCAAAACAAAAAGAATCTAATATTTTAGTGCGAGGGCTTAGGGCTGTTGGTGATTTTGAGTATGAATTGCAGATAGGATATGCAAATTCTTCACTAAATAGCGATTTAGGGACTGTGTATTTTATGCCTACATTAAAAAATATATTTATTAGCTCAAGTATAGTTAGATCTATACTCGTATATAGCTACAATGTAGAGCATTTGGTGCCAAAAGAAGTATATACATATATCAAATCTAATTTTCGTATCAATGGAGATTGA